A DNA window from Palaemon carinicauda isolate YSFRI2023 chromosome 39, ASM3689809v2, whole genome shotgun sequence contains the following coding sequences:
- the LOC137630933 gene encoding uncharacterized protein, translating into MKLIASIFLSLLVAAECSQHQRYELPPPGSYGGSTIFLDTFPGEAHTPSISKYSNDNTDIQNNPVYRESFTCSHGQVLHVDGRCVKPQVMRHVYVFNVPEQHRRTGPPPPVPPPKVEHNIVFVRLPERTGDQDPIVVPPPQQKNIVYVLNKGTAEGGRKVITVPPPPKSKPEVYFVNYGDGQNPTLPGGVDLQTALKNAKHQGVSPIIGGGSKGGITYGGISSGSGHDVSVGSSISGGTGYGGIIDGGIIDGGIIDGGIIDGGNVYGDSTNGEISYPPHILNKVKSLIYTEHI; encoded by the exons ATGAAGCTTATTGCATCG ATTTTCCTGTCCCTGCTGGTGGCGGCAGAATGCAGCCAGCATCAGCGTTATGAATTACCTCCTCCGGGGAGTTATGGTGGATCAACTATATTTCTGGACACTTTTCCTGGGGAGGCACATACTCCCTCTATCAGtaaatatagtaatgataatactgacATTCAAAATAACCCAGTTTACAGAGAATCCTTCACATGTAGCCACGGACAGGTCCTCCACGTTGACGGAAGATGCGTCAAGCCTCAAGTCATGCGCCACGTCTACGTTTTCAATGTACCTGAGCAGCATCGCCGCACTGGACCTCCACCTCCTGTCCCCCCGCCAAAGGTTGAGCACAATATCGTGTTTGTGCGTCTTCCAGAAAGGACCGGTGATCAGGATCCTATTGTAGTGCCCCCACCTCAACAGAAGAACATTGTGTATGTCCTGAACAAGGGAACTGCCGAAGGTGGCCGGAAGGTTATCACTGTCCCACCACCTCCCAAGAGCAAGCCTGAAGTCTATTTCGTGAATTATGGGGATGGCCAAAACCCAACTCTCCCCGGGGGCGTTGATCTCCAGACTGCTCTAAAAAACGCTAAACATCAAGGGGTCAGCCCAATCATTGGAGGGGGATCAAAAGGTGGAATTACTTATGGAGGTATTTCTTCTGGTAGTGGTCATGACGTTTCAGTAGGTTCCTCAATAAGTGGAGGCACCGGATATGGAGGCATCATAGATGGAGGCATCATAGATGGAGGCATCATAGATGGAGGAATTATAGATGGAGGAAATGTATATGGAGACAGCACTAACGGGGAAATCTCATATCCTCCTCATATCCTTAACAAGGTTAAGTCAttaatatatacagaacatatatga